Proteins from one Orenia marismortui DSM 5156 genomic window:
- a CDS encoding isocitrate dehydrogenase (NAD(+)) → MYDVTLIPGDGIGPEITKSIREIIEVTGVKINWEIVNAGAGVMDEYGTPLPEEVLDSVRKNKVALKGPITTPVGSGFRSVNVAIRQKLDLYTNLRPAKIMKGSPTKFENLDVVIFRENTEGLYAGIEHMVGDDAAESIKIITRKASERIVKAAFEYAKKNGRQKVTAVHKANILKLSDGLFKSVAEEVAKDYPEIEFDNKIVDNMCMQLVQYPENYDVLVLPNLYGDIVSDLCAGLIGGLGLTPGANLNDELAVFEAVHGSAPDIAGQNKANPIALLLSSCMMLRHLNEEDAANAIETSVEEILEEGKVLTGDLGGSATTTEITAEIINKVKDKIKKIA, encoded by the coding sequence ATGTATGATGTAACTTTAATTCCTGGTGATGGAATTGGGCCAGAGATTACTAAATCGATTAGAGAGATTATTGAAGTAACTGGAGTAAAGATTAATTGGGAGATAGTAAATGCAGGAGCTGGAGTGATGGATGAATATGGTACTCCTTTACCTGAAGAAGTATTGGATTCTGTTAGAAAGAATAAGGTTGCGCTTAAAGGGCCGATTACTACTCCTGTAGGTAGTGGATTTAGAAGTGTGAATGTAGCTATCAGACAAAAGTTAGATTTATATACTAACTTACGACCAGCCAAAATTATGAAAGGTTCTCCAACTAAATTTGAAAATTTAGATGTTGTTATTTTTAGAGAGAATACAGAAGGTCTATATGCAGGAATAGAACATATGGTTGGTGATGATGCTGCAGAAAGCATCAAAATTATTACTCGCAAGGCTTCTGAAAGAATTGTTAAGGCTGCTTTTGAATATGCTAAGAAGAATGGTCGTCAAAAGGTAACTGCGGTACATAAGGCTAATATTTTAAAGTTGAGTGATGGCTTATTTAAGTCAGTTGCTGAAGAAGTTGCTAAAGATTATCCAGAAATTGAATTTGATAATAAGATTGTAGACAATATGTGCATGCAGTTAGTGCAATATCCAGAAAATTATGATGTATTAGTATTACCTAATCTTTATGGAGATATAGTTTCTGATCTTTGTGCAGGCTTAATTGGAGGTTTAGGTTTAACTCCAGGTGCAAATTTAAATGATGAACTTGCTGTATTTGAGGCAGTTCATGGTTCTGCTCCTGATATAGCAGGGCAGAATAAGGCTAATCCAATTGCCTTATTATTATCTTCTTGTATGATGCTTAGGCATTTAAATGAAGAAGATGCTGCAAATGCTATTGAAACTTCAGTTGAAGAAATTTTAGAAGAAGGAAAAGTATTAACTGGAGATTTAGGAGGTAGTGCTACTACTACGGAAATAACAGCAGAGATCATTAATAAAGTAAAAGATAAAATAAAAAAGATAGCTTAA